A region of Ictalurus furcatus strain D&B chromosome 1, Billie_1.0, whole genome shotgun sequence DNA encodes the following proteins:
- the ino80e gene encoding INO80 complex subunit E — MNGQAELDVDYKRKYKNLKRKLKFLVYEQECFQEELRRAQRKLLKVSRDKSFLLERLLQYERVDEDSSDSDATASSDSEGEAPREREREPGKKRRSPGGPSLASSSSPQLSLLSRPGASALQASAPSQYLNALPFPPDYLAPSAERVRKERKPKPPKQRKESAGKVVPPLASNYPAGSAPGAGSSGPFSWVPRQMLSGDAAEEEGESDGESDGGEEERGEGEEADLVIDIPNE, encoded by the exons ATGAACGGCCAAGCCGAATTAGATGTGGACTACAAGCGGAAATACAAAAACCTAAAGCgtaaattaaaatttttggtGTAT GAGCAAGAATGTTTCCAAGAGGAGCTGAGAAGAGCACAGAGAAAGCTCCTGAAGGTCTCCAGAGATAAAAG TTTCCTGCTGGAAAGATTGTTACAGTATGAGCGGGTGGATGAAGACTCGTCCG ACTCGGATGCCACAGCCTCCTCAGACAGCGAGGGAGAGGCTCcaagagaaagggaaagggaaCCAGGAAAGAA GAGGAGAAGTCCCGGAGGTCCGTCCCTCGCGTCCTCCTCGTCCCCACagctttctctcctctctcgcCCCGGAGCGAGCGCTCTCCAGGCTTCAGCACCCTCTCAGTATCTCAACGCG TTACCCTTCCCTCCTGACTATTTGGCTCCCTCTGCTGAGCGAGTGAGGAAAGAGCGAAAACCAAAACCACCAAAACAGAGAAAAGAGTCTGCAGGAAAg GTGGTACCTCCATTAGCATCGAACTACCCAGCAGGCAGTGCACCAGGTGCGGGTTCGTCTGGGCCGTTCAGCTGGGTCCCGCGGCAGATGCTGAGCGGAGACGCCgcggaggaggaaggagagagtgatggagaaagcgatggaggagaggaggagagaggagagggagaggaagcagaCCTAGTCATTGACATTCCTAATGAGTGA